In one window of Microbacterium profundi DNA:
- a CDS encoding restriction endonuclease subunit S → MPSGWTSTRLGNLGSLRKGRGGSRQDDDATGAACIRYGDLYKVDRPSMKNPVTRISTSSVEGYTQISRGDVLFALSGESQADIGKSSVSLIEEPTYCGGDTAVFSAIAISAEFLGHALTAPYLLKQKRQLGRGDIIVHISTGSLKQLTVLVPPAEEQAAIVKYLGHAHARIDRAIAAKRKMIALLEEQKQAIIHQAVTRGLDPSVPLKDSGIPWLGDIPVHWDELPLSRCFTGMVYGTSENAKGEGPITVIGMGDIQGGEVSVSGNGGLDRVPAGLELQAGDLLFNRTNSPNLVGKVGLYRDGSNQCVTFASYLVRLRPEPQFASSWLAAVLNSPDFLRFARGQALVSLHQANLNPRRYGRLKIPVPPPGERDAIAAAVGASVLKDDRAIANARREIELLQEFRTRLTSDVVTGQVDVRTIAASLPDLTDDVIADTDIDAELDDMLDSELDPEGTNG, encoded by the coding sequence ATGCCTTCTGGATGGACTTCCACTCGATTGGGGAACCTTGGCTCGCTGAGGAAGGGCCGGGGCGGTTCGCGCCAGGACGATGACGCGACCGGCGCGGCGTGTATCCGCTATGGGGACTTGTACAAGGTCGATCGACCGTCTATGAAGAATCCCGTAACTCGCATCTCGACCTCGTCCGTCGAGGGATACACGCAGATCAGTCGTGGTGATGTGCTCTTCGCGCTCTCAGGTGAATCGCAAGCTGACATCGGCAAGTCGTCCGTCTCGTTGATTGAAGAGCCGACGTACTGCGGGGGTGATACGGCGGTGTTCTCCGCCATTGCCATCAGCGCAGAGTTCTTGGGACATGCACTTACCGCTCCATACCTGCTGAAGCAGAAGCGACAGCTCGGCCGGGGGGACATCATCGTTCACATCAGTACGGGCTCGCTCAAGCAGCTGACAGTGCTGGTGCCGCCAGCGGAGGAGCAGGCGGCGATCGTGAAGTACCTCGGGCATGCGCATGCGCGGATCGACCGGGCCATCGCCGCGAAGCGCAAGATGATCGCGCTGCTCGAAGAGCAGAAGCAGGCGATCATCCACCAGGCTGTCACCCGCGGCCTCGACCCGTCCGTCCCGCTGAAAGACTCCGGCATCCCCTGGCTCGGCGACATCCCTGTCCACTGGGATGAGCTTCCACTTAGTCGATGCTTCACGGGGATGGTGTACGGAACATCAGAGAACGCCAAGGGAGAAGGCCCGATCACCGTAATTGGGATGGGTGACATTCAAGGTGGCGAGGTGTCCGTGTCGGGCAACGGAGGGCTCGATCGGGTCCCAGCCGGGCTAGAGCTCCAGGCCGGCGACCTGCTCTTCAATCGGACCAACAGCCCAAACCTTGTTGGCAAAGTCGGTCTCTATCGGGATGGCTCGAATCAATGCGTTACGTTCGCGTCGTATCTCGTGAGGTTGAGACCAGAGCCGCAGTTCGCGAGCTCCTGGCTGGCCGCAGTGCTGAACTCGCCGGATTTTCTACGCTTTGCCCGAGGGCAGGCGTTGGTGAGTCTGCACCAGGCGAACCTGAACCCGCGACGGTACGGACGACTAAAAATCCCCGTGCCTCCACCCGGTGAACGTGACGCTATCGCGGCGGCGGTTGGCGCGTCGGTGTTGAAGGATGACAGAGCGATCGCGAACGCACGGCGCGAGATTGAACTCCTCCAGGAGTTCCGCACCCGCCTCACATCCGACGTGGTGACCGGGCAGGTCGATGTGCGCACGATTGCGGCATCCCTGCCCGACCTGACCGACGACGTCATCGCGGACACCGACATAGATGCAGAGCTCGACGACATGCTCGACTCCGAGCTCGATCCCGAGGGCACCAATGGCTGA
- a CDS encoding virulence RhuM family protein: MADDGSRASGEVILYTAPGGVQMQLRASDGTVWLTLSELASLYATTSQNIGQIIRRILDDGEVDGSTTKSEFVVRREGTRDVRREVNLHNLDMILAVGYRVTTPRAVQFRQWATSVLREYLVKGFAMDDDKLKGVDNWDYFDEWLQRIRNIRASEKRFYQKVRDLYATAVDYEKSSDLAKAFFAKVQNKMLWAVTGHTAAEIISLRSDPHTTNMGLTSWSGTVVRKADVSVAKNYLQGDEVKELDLIVTMYLDYAELQAKNRRQMTMADWAARLDAFLQFNERDLLTHPGRVSAEVARTLAEGRYAEFDESRSRTHALDADREDAQSLAALEQAANMSDRGDADGADKSE, encoded by the coding sequence ATGGCTGACGACGGTTCCAGAGCATCCGGCGAGGTAATCCTCTACACCGCACCGGGCGGCGTGCAGATGCAACTCCGTGCCTCCGACGGCACGGTCTGGCTCACCCTCTCAGAACTCGCATCGCTGTACGCAACGACATCGCAGAACATCGGGCAGATCATTCGCCGCATTCTCGACGACGGCGAGGTCGACGGGTCAACTACAAAGTCTGAGTTTGTAGTTCGACGGGAAGGCACCCGCGATGTCCGCCGCGAAGTGAACCTCCACAACCTCGACATGATCCTCGCCGTCGGCTACCGCGTCACCACACCGCGCGCCGTGCAGTTTCGGCAGTGGGCGACGAGCGTGCTGCGCGAATACCTGGTCAAGGGTTTCGCGATGGACGATGACAAGCTCAAGGGCGTCGACAACTGGGACTACTTCGACGAGTGGCTGCAGCGCATCCGCAACATCCGTGCCTCAGAGAAGCGCTTCTATCAAAAGGTGCGCGATCTCTACGCCACCGCCGTGGACTACGAGAAATCCAGCGACCTCGCCAAAGCCTTCTTCGCGAAGGTGCAGAACAAGATGCTCTGGGCGGTCACCGGGCACACCGCAGCCGAGATCATCAGCCTGCGCAGCGACCCGCACACCACCAACATGGGACTCACGTCGTGGAGCGGGACCGTCGTCCGCAAAGCCGACGTGTCTGTCGCCAAGAACTACCTGCAGGGCGATGAGGTCAAAGAGCTCGACCTCATCGTGACGATGTACCTCGACTACGCAGAACTGCAGGCGAAGAACCGGCGGCAGATGACGATGGCCGACTGGGCCGCACGGCTGGATGCCTTCCTGCAATTCAACGAACGAGACCTGCTGACCCACCCGGGACGCGTCAGTGCCGAAGTGGCACGGACATTGGCAGAAGGGCGTTATGCGGAGTTCGACGAGTCGCGCAGCCGAACACACGCACTCGACGCAGACCGGGAAGATGCGCAATCGTTGGCTGCACTGGAGCAGGCGGCGAACATGAGTGATCGGGGAGATGCAGATGGTGCCGACAAATCTGAATGA
- a CDS encoding type I restriction endonuclease subunit R, whose product MVPTNLNEASLEELIVAQMVATDGTPGWVQGDPKNFNAAYCLDLAVFREFVRDTQPALIDVLHLDSDSPTTHKFLARLQGEITKNGIVASLRDGVTHGPHHIDLYYPTPSAHNAKAVELFAQNRLTITRQVHYSIREASKSLDLVASVNGLPVATFELKNNITNQTVEDAVKQYKTDRDPREPIFAFGRCMAHFAVDDRHVRFSPKLSGTSSWFLPFDQGHNGGAGNPPNPDGVMTDYLWKRVLAPHSLANIIENFAAVVTTKDPKTGKKTSSAIFPRFHQLDVVRKLLADVQTHGSGIRYLIQHSAGSGKSNSIAWLAHQLIGVEHDGARAFDSIIVVTDRVILDSQIRDTIKGFTQVGSTVQHAESSKGLREAIEAGKKIIITTVQKFPYIVQGLKGVQREKSFAIIIDEAHSSQGGKVSAALAKALSKDGLDTDVEDVEDALNRLMESKKMLPNASYFAFTATPKNKTLETFGHPHPVDGVIKHRPFHTYTMRQAIEEKFILDVLANYIPVDTYYKLIKTVEDDPEFDAKRASKKLRTYVEGQKHAIRQKAEIMMDHFHAQVMQPRKIGGQARAMIVTTSIARAIDYYEAASAYLAETKRPYEAIVAFSEFKDEEGNKVTESQYNGFPSAEIPARIQQDPYRILIVADKFQTGYDEPLLHTMYVDKTLSGVKAVQTLSRLNRAHPQKHDCSVLDFANETDVIQASFQDYYQTTVLADETDPNKLNDLAAELVREAVFTQEGIDHFVERYLAEAPIDELHALLDASVDEYRETMDEDQQVEFKGAAKAFVRTYGFLSAILPYSNVWWEKLSIFLGFLVPKLPTPAGQDLSAGVLESIDLDSFRVEKRTALTIALADGEVEIDPVPGAGAGGRPDPEMERLSEILASFNALFGNISWQDEERIRQRVTEEVPALVAEDPVYQTAMANNDQANAKVAMVDALGKVMLSLVQDETQLFKEYSDNSDFKRWFEDAVFRATYRQSA is encoded by the coding sequence ATGGTGCCGACAAATCTGAATGAAGCAAGCCTCGAAGAGCTCATCGTGGCGCAGATGGTCGCCACCGACGGCACACCTGGCTGGGTGCAAGGCGATCCGAAGAACTTCAACGCCGCATACTGCCTCGACCTCGCCGTGTTCCGCGAGTTCGTCCGCGACACCCAACCCGCGCTGATCGACGTGCTCCACCTTGACAGCGACTCCCCGACCACGCACAAGTTCCTTGCCCGCCTGCAGGGCGAGATCACCAAGAACGGCATCGTCGCCTCCCTGCGTGACGGCGTCACCCACGGGCCGCACCACATCGACCTGTACTATCCGACACCCTCGGCGCACAACGCGAAGGCTGTCGAACTCTTCGCGCAGAACAGGCTTACGATCACCCGGCAGGTGCACTACAGCATCCGCGAAGCCAGCAAGTCGCTTGACCTCGTGGCATCCGTCAACGGCCTGCCCGTCGCAACCTTCGAACTGAAGAACAACATCACCAACCAGACCGTCGAAGACGCCGTCAAGCAGTACAAGACCGACCGTGATCCGCGCGAGCCGATCTTCGCCTTCGGCCGCTGCATGGCACATTTCGCCGTCGACGATCGCCACGTGCGGTTCAGCCCGAAGCTGAGCGGCACCTCGTCGTGGTTCCTGCCGTTCGATCAGGGGCACAACGGAGGAGCGGGCAACCCACCGAACCCCGATGGGGTGATGACCGACTACCTCTGGAAGCGCGTGCTCGCACCGCACAGCCTGGCGAACATCATCGAGAACTTCGCCGCCGTCGTCACCACGAAGGATCCCAAGACCGGCAAGAAAACCTCCTCGGCGATCTTCCCGCGCTTCCACCAGCTCGACGTGGTGCGAAAGCTGCTCGCCGACGTGCAAACACACGGCAGCGGCATCCGCTATCTCATCCAGCACTCCGCCGGCTCCGGCAAATCGAACTCCATCGCCTGGCTCGCCCACCAGCTGATCGGTGTCGAACACGACGGTGCACGCGCGTTCGATTCGATCATCGTCGTCACCGACCGGGTGATCCTCGACAGCCAGATCCGCGACACGATCAAGGGCTTCACACAGGTCGGATCCACGGTGCAGCACGCCGAAAGCTCGAAAGGGCTGCGCGAGGCGATCGAAGCCGGCAAGAAGATCATCATCACGACCGTGCAAAAGTTCCCCTACATCGTGCAGGGTTTGAAGGGCGTGCAGCGCGAGAAGAGTTTCGCGATCATCATCGACGAGGCGCATTCCAGCCAAGGCGGCAAGGTATCCGCGGCACTCGCGAAAGCCCTGTCCAAAGACGGTCTGGACACCGACGTCGAAGACGTGGAAGACGCACTCAACCGGCTCATGGAGTCGAAGAAGATGCTGCCCAACGCATCGTATTTCGCCTTCACCGCCACGCCAAAGAACAAGACGCTCGAGACCTTCGGGCATCCGCACCCGGTGGACGGAGTGATCAAGCATCGCCCCTTCCACACCTACACGATGCGGCAGGCGATCGAAGAGAAGTTCATTCTCGACGTGCTCGCCAATTACATCCCCGTCGACACCTACTACAAGCTCATCAAGACCGTGGAAGACGACCCGGAATTCGACGCGAAACGGGCATCGAAGAAGCTGCGCACCTACGTCGAAGGGCAGAAGCACGCGATCCGGCAGAAAGCCGAGATCATGATGGATCACTTCCACGCCCAGGTGATGCAGCCGCGCAAGATCGGCGGCCAGGCACGCGCCATGATCGTCACCACCTCGATTGCCCGCGCCATCGACTATTACGAAGCAGCCAGCGCGTATCTGGCCGAGACCAAGCGGCCATACGAAGCGATCGTGGCCTTCTCCGAATTCAAGGACGAAGAGGGCAACAAGGTCACAGAGTCCCAGTACAACGGATTCCCCAGCGCCGAGATACCTGCGCGTATCCAGCAGGACCCGTACCGCATCCTCATCGTCGCCGACAAGTTCCAGACGGGATACGACGAACCGCTGCTGCACACGATGTACGTCGACAAGACCCTCTCCGGAGTCAAGGCGGTGCAGACGCTGTCACGCCTGAACCGCGCGCATCCACAGAAGCACGACTGCTCGGTGCTCGACTTCGCCAACGAGACCGACGTCATCCAGGCCTCCTTCCAGGACTACTACCAGACCACCGTCCTGGCAGATGAGACCGACCCGAACAAGCTCAACGACCTGGCGGCAGAACTCGTACGCGAGGCCGTGTTCACGCAGGAGGGCATCGACCACTTCGTCGAGCGCTACCTCGCCGAAGCTCCGATCGACGAACTGCACGCGCTGCTGGATGCCTCGGTAGACGAGTACCGCGAAACCATGGACGAAGATCAGCAGGTCGAGTTCAAAGGTGCGGCGAAGGCGTTCGTGCGCACCTACGGATTCCTCTCCGCGATCCTCCCCTACTCGAACGTCTGGTGGGAGAAACTGTCGATCTTTCTCGGGTTCCTGGTGCCCAAGCTCCCCACTCCCGCGGGACAAGACCTCTCGGCGGGTGTGCTGGAGAGCATCGACCTCGACTCGTTCCGTGTCGAGAAGCGCACGGCTCTCACAATCGCGCTCGCCGACGGCGAAGTCGAGATCGACCCGGTGCCAGGCGCAGGCGCGGGCGGTCGCCCCGACCCCGAGATGGAGCGGCTGAGCGAGATCTTGGCATCGTTCAATGCGCTGTTCGGCAACATCTCATGGCAGGACGAAGAGCGCATCCGCCAGCGCGTCACCGAGGAGGTACCGGCCTTGGTCGCCGAAGACCCGGTCTATCAGACGGCGATGGCCAACAACGACCAGGCCAATGCCAAGGTCGCTATGGTCGACGCGCTGGGCAAGGTGATGCTGAGCCTCGTGCAAGACGAGACCCAATTGTTCAAGGAGTACTCGGACAACAGCGACTTCAAACGGTGGTTCGAAGACGCGGTCTTCCGGGCGACGTATCGACAAAGCGCGTGA
- a CDS encoding acetate/propionate family kinase, with protein sequence MSVVLIINSGSSSLKYSLIDMDRESPLGEGLIERIGQDVSAISHTVRRRSDGEAAPTVLDVTEKSERTIAAHDEAFAVMLEQFEAHGPALDEHAPVAVGHRVVHGGARFFSPTLVTDAVEQSIGELEVLAPLHNPANLAGIRAARAVFQDVPHVAVFDTAFHQTLKPSAYTYAIDAAFAEKHRIRRYGFHGTSHKYVSEQAADFLGRDLASLRQLVFHLGNGASVTAIGGGRSVETSMGFTPLEGLVMGTRSGDLDPAVLVHIARVADYSIDEIDTLLNTRSGLKGLAGHSDMRDILAGVDAGEEAATLAFDVYIHRLRAYAGAYIAQLGGVDVISFTAGVGENAARVRAEALSTLGFLGIEIDRARNEARSHSIRRISTDSSSASVLVVPTDEELEIARQTLSQV encoded by the coding sequence GTGAGCGTCGTCCTGATCATCAACAGCGGCTCCTCGTCGCTGAAATACAGCCTGATCGACATGGACCGCGAGTCGCCGCTCGGCGAGGGGCTCATCGAGCGCATCGGTCAGGACGTCAGCGCGATCTCGCACACCGTCCGGCGCCGCAGCGACGGTGAAGCCGCACCGACGGTGCTCGACGTCACCGAGAAGAGTGAACGGACGATCGCCGCTCATGATGAGGCGTTCGCCGTCATGCTCGAGCAGTTCGAGGCGCACGGCCCCGCACTGGACGAGCACGCGCCGGTCGCCGTCGGGCATCGCGTCGTGCACGGCGGCGCGCGGTTCTTCTCGCCGACGCTCGTGACGGATGCCGTGGAGCAGTCGATAGGCGAACTGGAAGTGCTCGCGCCATTGCACAACCCGGCCAACCTCGCCGGCATCCGCGCCGCACGCGCGGTGTTCCAGGACGTGCCTCATGTCGCGGTGTTCGACACCGCGTTCCACCAGACGCTGAAACCCTCGGCGTACACCTACGCGATCGATGCGGCGTTCGCCGAGAAGCACCGCATCCGCCGCTACGGATTCCACGGCACGAGCCACAAGTACGTCAGCGAGCAGGCCGCGGACTTCCTCGGACGCGATCTCGCCTCGCTGCGCCAGCTCGTCTTCCACCTGGGCAACGGCGCTTCTGTCACGGCGATCGGCGGAGGCCGCTCGGTGGAGACCTCGATGGGGTTCACCCCGCTCGAGGGGCTGGTGATGGGCACGCGCTCCGGCGACCTCGACCCCGCGGTTCTGGTGCACATCGCCCGTGTGGCCGACTACTCGATCGACGAGATCGACACGCTGCTCAACACGCGCAGCGGGTTGAAGGGTCTGGCCGGGCACAGTGACATGCGCGACATCCTCGCCGGTGTGGATGCGGGTGAGGAGGCGGCCACGCTGGCATTCGACGTCTACATCCATCGCCTGCGCGCCTACGCGGGCGCGTACATCGCGCAGCTCGGCGGAGTCGATGTCATCTCGTTCACCGCGGGCGTGGGCGAGAACGCGGCCCGTGTGCGAGCCGAGGCGCTCTCGACACTCGGTTTCCTCGGGATCGAGATCGACCGGGCCCGCAACGAGGCGCGCAGCCACAGCATCCGGCGCATCTCGACCGACTCATCATCGGCCTCGGTGCTCGTGGTGCCGACGGACGAAGAGCTCGAGATCGCGCGGCAGACCCTGAGTCAGGTCTGA
- a CDS encoding beta-phosphoglucomutase family hydrolase, translated as MPESLPDLGLTEGVLFDLDGVLTPTAEVHMRAWQAVFDDVFANWGIEPAYTDDDYFAYVDGKKRYDGVASLLRSRNVEIAWGQVDDPPDAETICGIGNRKNAAFSVSLRREGISAYPGSLALIEQLRDAGIRQGVVSSSKNAEEVLATAGIREFFTVVVDGTVAERDGLASKPAPDMFLAGAAALGVDPARSIAVEDAVSGAASAAAAGFATVVGVDRGAGAEALRAAGATCIVDDLARLLLNSNDNPETACDVLSDRRESK; from the coding sequence ATGCCCGAATCTCTGCCAGACCTCGGCCTCACCGAAGGAGTCCTGTTCGATCTGGACGGTGTGCTGACGCCGACCGCCGAAGTGCACATGCGCGCGTGGCAGGCGGTGTTCGACGACGTGTTCGCCAATTGGGGGATCGAACCGGCGTACACCGACGACGACTACTTCGCGTACGTCGACGGCAAGAAGCGCTACGACGGCGTCGCGAGTCTGCTGCGCAGCCGCAACGTCGAGATCGCCTGGGGACAGGTCGATGATCCACCGGATGCTGAGACGATCTGCGGCATCGGCAACCGCAAGAACGCCGCGTTCTCGGTGTCGCTGCGCCGCGAAGGCATCTCTGCCTACCCCGGATCGCTCGCGTTGATCGAGCAGCTGCGGGATGCCGGCATCCGCCAGGGTGTCGTGTCGAGTTCGAAGAATGCCGAAGAGGTGCTGGCGACGGCAGGGATCCGTGAATTCTTCACCGTGGTGGTCGACGGAACGGTCGCCGAGCGCGACGGGCTGGCCTCGAAGCCCGCCCCCGACATGTTCCTCGCCGGTGCCGCCGCACTGGGAGTGGATCCCGCCCGCAGCATCGCCGTGGAGGATGCCGTCTCCGGCGCCGCGTCCGCCGCAGCCGCCGGTTTCGCCACCGTCGTCGGAGTCGATCGCGGAGCCGGCGCCGAGGCCCTGCGCGCAGCCGGCGCAACATGTATCGTCGATGATCTTGCCCGTCTGCTTCTGAACTCGAACGACAACCCGGAGACCGCATGCGATGTACTGAGCGACCGGAGGGAGTCGAAGTGA
- a CDS encoding glycoside hydrolase family 65 protein, with protein MIDRERFPVEPWRLTETRYDEDGLSETLFAVGNGYLGLRGNHIEGRGAHEHGTFLNGLHETWRIRHAEQAFGFAEVGQTIVNAPDAKIMRVYVDDEPISFDESDVRDYSRSLDMRTGVLERSFIWETPSGKRIRMRDERLVSFEERHLAILSLEVTVENSDAPVTISCQLLNRQDGGSVYGGTPRAAKKAGFDPRKTEKITERVLQPVEFWQDGLRSALSYETTESGMTVAVVADHVIETENEYSARRLVEQDVAKNVFRVQAKAGVPIRITKLVSYHTSRGVPARELVDRCRRSLDRARVEGVEAQFHRQREWLDAFWERSDVVIEGHDDLQQASRWCLFQLAQASARADGSGVPAKGLSGSGYSGHYFWDTEIYVLPFLTYTSPQWARNALRARALMLPAARRRAAQLNEAGALFPWRTINGEEASAYYAAGTAQYHINADISFALGKYVRATGDVEFLRREGVDIAVETARLWATLGFWRGTNGDATFHIHGVTGPDEYTTVVNDNLFTNVMARYNLRYAARVVREIAAANPRAYDALVERVGLDAGEPDAWDRAAEAMFIPFSESLGIHPQDAMFLEREVWDLEHTPDDQRPLLLHYHPLVIYRFQVLKQADVVLALFLQGNHFTPEEKLADFQYYDPLTTGDSTLSAVVQSILAAEVGYQDLAREYFEHSLFVDLGDLHHNASDGVHVASAGGVWTALVCGFGGMRDHAGELSFDPRLPADWPSLSYPLQWQGTALQVTVTRDQLRVVARSGEPVTFTVRGGEHTVSTDDEVIVALADQGPVLSGRPALGQFVDARRDDGTLISASVPVVTTTIPVISVYED; from the coding sequence GTGATCGATCGCGAACGCTTCCCTGTCGAACCCTGGCGTCTCACCGAGACCCGCTACGACGAGGACGGTCTCTCCGAGACGCTCTTCGCCGTAGGAAACGGCTATCTCGGCCTGCGCGGCAACCACATCGAGGGTCGCGGCGCGCACGAGCACGGCACATTCCTGAACGGCCTGCACGAGACGTGGCGCATCCGTCACGCCGAGCAGGCGTTCGGCTTCGCCGAGGTCGGGCAGACGATCGTCAACGCTCCCGACGCGAAGATCATGCGTGTGTACGTCGACGACGAGCCGATCTCGTTCGACGAGTCGGACGTCAGGGACTATTCGCGTTCGCTCGACATGCGCACCGGTGTGCTCGAGCGGAGCTTCATCTGGGAGACGCCGTCGGGAAAGCGCATCCGCATGCGTGACGAGCGACTGGTCAGCTTCGAGGAGCGTCATCTCGCGATCCTGAGCCTCGAGGTGACGGTCGAGAACTCGGATGCGCCAGTCACCATCAGCTGCCAGCTGCTGAACAGGCAGGACGGTGGCAGCGTGTACGGCGGTACGCCGAGGGCAGCCAAGAAGGCGGGATTCGACCCCCGCAAGACCGAGAAGATCACCGAGCGGGTGCTGCAGCCGGTCGAGTTCTGGCAGGACGGACTGCGATCGGCGCTGTCCTACGAGACCACGGAATCGGGGATGACCGTGGCGGTCGTCGCCGACCACGTGATCGAGACCGAGAACGAGTACAGCGCGCGCAGGCTCGTCGAGCAGGACGTCGCGAAGAACGTCTTCCGGGTGCAGGCGAAGGCCGGAGTGCCGATCCGCATCACCAAACTCGTCAGCTACCACACCTCACGCGGCGTGCCGGCGAGGGAACTCGTCGATCGCTGCCGCCGCTCGCTCGACCGGGCGCGCGTCGAGGGCGTAGAGGCGCAGTTCCATCGTCAGCGGGAATGGCTCGACGCGTTCTGGGAGCGGTCCGACGTCGTGATCGAGGGGCACGACGATCTGCAGCAGGCCAGCCGCTGGTGCCTGTTCCAGCTCGCGCAGGCGTCGGCGCGTGCCGACGGTTCGGGCGTGCCGGCGAAAGGCCTTTCGGGGTCGGGCTACAGCGGGCACTACTTCTGGGACACCGAGATCTACGTGCTTCCGTTCCTGACGTACACGAGCCCGCAGTGGGCGCGCAACGCGCTGCGCGCGCGGGCGCTCATGCTGCCGGCTGCACGGCGCAGGGCCGCACAGCTGAACGAGGCCGGGGCGCTGTTCCCCTGGCGCACGATCAACGGCGAAGAGGCATCGGCCTATTACGCGGCGGGGACGGCGCAGTACCACATCAACGCCGACATCAGCTTCGCGCTCGGCAAGTACGTGCGCGCCACGGGGGATGTGGAATTCCTCCGCCGGGAGGGCGTCGACATCGCCGTGGAGACGGCGAGGCTCTGGGCGACCCTCGGCTTCTGGCGCGGCACGAATGGCGACGCCACGTTCCACATCCACGGCGTCACCGGACCCGACGAGTACACGACGGTCGTGAACGACAATCTCTTCACGAACGTCATGGCGCGGTACAACCTGCGCTATGCCGCCCGGGTGGTGCGCGAGATCGCCGCCGCGAATCCGCGTGCGTACGACGCACTCGTGGAGCGCGTCGGACTGGATGCCGGTGAACCGGACGCCTGGGATCGCGCCGCGGAGGCGATGTTCATCCCGTTCAGCGAGAGTCTCGGCATCCATCCGCAGGACGCGATGTTCCTGGAGCGCGAGGTGTGGGATCTCGAGCACACCCCGGACGACCAGCGGCCGTTGCTGCTGCACTACCACCCGCTCGTGATCTACCGGTTCCAGGTCCTCAAGCAGGCCGATGTCGTGCTCGCGCTGTTCCTGCAGGGCAACCACTTCACGCCGGAGGAGAAGCTCGCCGACTTCCAGTACTACGATCCGCTGACCACTGGCGATTCGACGCTGTCGGCCGTCGTGCAGTCGATCCTCGCGGCCGAGGTCGGATATCAGGACCTCGCGCGGGAGTACTTCGAGCATTCGCTGTTCGTCGACCTCGGTGATCTGCACCACAATGCGTCCGACGGCGTGCACGTGGCGTCGGCCGGCGGCGTGTGGACCGCGCTGGTCTGCGGATTCGGCGGGATGCGCGATCATGCCGGCGAGCTCAGCTTCGACCCGCGGCTGCCTGCTGACTGGCCCTCGCTGTCGTATCCGCTGCAGTGGCAGGGCACCGCGCTGCAGGTGACCGTGACCCGCGATCAGCTTCGTGTGGTCGCGCGATCGGGAGAGCCGGTGACGTTCACCGTTCGCGGTGGTGAGCACACGGTGAGCACGGACGACGAGGTCATCGTGGCACTCGCCGATCAGGGGCCGGTGCTGTCGGGGCGTCCGGCGCTCGGGCAGTTCGTGGACGCGCGTCGCGATGACGGCACGCTGATCTCCGCTTCCGTGCCGGTGGTGACGACGACGATCCCGGTGATCAGCGTGTACGAGGACTGA